A stretch of the Streptomyces sp. NBC_00654 genome encodes the following:
- a CDS encoding CitMHS family transporter, giving the protein MLTILGFAMIATFLVLIMTKKMSPIAALVLIPALFCVAVGQGAELGDYVIEGVGNLAPTAAMLMFAIVYFGVMIDVGLFDPIVRAILRFCKADPLRIVVGTAVLAAIVSLDGDGSTTFMITVSAMYPLYKRLKMSLVVMTGVAATANGVMNTLPWGGPTARAATALKVDAADIFVPMIPALAVGLLAVFVLAFVLGRRERKRLGILTLDEALVRETETVLVGAGGGSDRTAKASGGSGTVTAGAGAGADADPAPAAGHAGDEEEFKGLDPNRATLRPRLYWFNAGLTVALLTAMIMELMPIPVLFLLGAALALTVNFPHMPDQRARIAAHADNVLNVSGMVFAAAVFTGVLSGTGMVEHMADWLVGAIPDGMGPHMAVVTGLLSLPLTYFMSNDGFYFGVVPVLAEAGAAHGVSPLEIARASLAGQALHMSSPLVPAVYVLVGMAKVEFGDHTRFTVKWAVLTSLVVLGAGILFGIV; this is encoded by the coding sequence ATGCTGACAATCCTCGGCTTCGCCATGATCGCCACCTTCCTGGTGCTGATCATGACGAAGAAGATGTCGCCGATCGCGGCGCTGGTCCTGATCCCCGCGCTCTTCTGTGTCGCCGTCGGCCAGGGGGCCGAGCTGGGCGACTACGTCATCGAGGGCGTCGGCAACCTCGCGCCGACCGCCGCGATGCTCATGTTCGCCATCGTGTACTTCGGCGTGATGATCGACGTCGGCCTCTTCGACCCGATCGTCCGGGCCATCCTGCGCTTCTGCAAGGCCGACCCGCTGCGGATCGTCGTCGGTACGGCGGTACTCGCCGCGATCGTCTCGCTGGACGGCGACGGCTCCACCACCTTCATGATCACCGTCTCGGCGATGTATCCGCTCTACAAGCGTCTGAAGATGAGCCTGGTCGTGATGACCGGCGTCGCCGCCACGGCGAACGGCGTGATGAACACCCTTCCCTGGGGCGGCCCCACCGCCCGTGCCGCCACCGCGCTCAAGGTGGACGCGGCCGACATCTTCGTCCCCATGATCCCGGCGCTCGCGGTCGGACTGCTCGCCGTCTTCGTGCTGGCGTTCGTCCTCGGCCGGCGTGAGCGCAAGCGGCTCGGCATCCTCACCCTGGACGAAGCCCTCGTGCGGGAGACGGAGACGGTGCTCGTCGGTGCGGGTGGCGGCAGCGACCGTACGGCCAAGGCTTCCGGCGGGTCCGGCACGGTCACTGCTGGTGCTGGTGCTGGTGCGGACGCCGACCCCGCACCGGCCGCCGGTCATGCCGGCGACGAAGAGGAGTTCAAGGGCCTGGACCCGAACCGGGCCACCCTGCGCCCCAGGCTCTACTGGTTCAACGCCGGCCTCACCGTGGCCCTGCTGACCGCGATGATCATGGAACTGATGCCGATCCCGGTCCTCTTCCTGCTCGGCGCCGCCCTCGCCCTCACCGTCAACTTCCCGCACATGCCCGACCAGCGGGCCCGCATCGCGGCCCACGCGGACAACGTCCTCAATGTCTCCGGCATGGTCTTCGCCGCGGCCGTCTTCACCGGCGTCCTCTCCGGCACCGGCATGGTCGAGCACATGGCCGACTGGCTCGTCGGGGCGATCCCCGACGGCATGGGCCCGCACATGGCCGTCGTCACCGGCCTGCTCAGCCTGCCGCTCACGTACTTCATGTCCAACGACGGCTTCTACTTCGGGGTCGTCCCCGTCCTCGCCGAGGCCGGAGCCGCGCACGGCGTCTCCCCGCTGGAGATCGCCCGCGCCTCCCTGGCCGGACAGGCCCTCCATATGTCCTCCCCGCTGGTCCCCGCCGTCTACGTCCTCGTCGGCATGGCGAAGGTCGAGTTCGGCGACCACACCAGGTTCACCGTCAAGTGGGCCGTGCTCACCTCCCTGGTGGTGCTCGGCGCGGGCATTCTCTTCGGCATCGTCTGA